Below is a window of Spirochaetota bacterium DNA.
TTCGCATCGTCGATGTCGATAACGACGAAGTATTTCCCGACGCGCAGCCAGTCGCCCTCGGCGAGCGCGAGCGTTACCGTGCGCGCGCCTGCTGCGAGCGGCACATCGAACCACTGCTCGTCGGGCTTAAGCTCGCGCCTCCCGCCGGCATAGACGGTACTGCGCGCCTGTGCCCCGTCGACCGCGGCGGTGAGTGTCTGATTGCCGCTCCCGATCTCATCGACGCGTGCAATGAACCGCCCGTTCCCCGGCATGTCGATCGTGAACGACGGCGTGACACGCCAGGCAATGCGGTCGCTTCGCTTGGCATAGAGCGTGCGGCTCATGCCCGTAAGCCATACCGCGTTCTCTCCGGCATCGATGGTGAACGTATCCGTAAGCGACTTCGCGCCCCAATCGGGGATATCGCCGTACGCCGAAGCAACGATGACGCGCGAGAACGAACTTCCCGCGGCCGATGCCTTCACGACGCGCACCGCCGCCGGCCGCCACGTTGCGGATGCAAGCGGCAGATCGGATGCAAAGTCAAGGACATGCTTGAAGAGCGGCCATGCATCGGTGCGGTCGACCTTGGTGTGCTCCCATACCATGACGGCGGCCACCCCTTTCGCGAAGTTATCCCAGAGCTCGGTATGGAGCGAGTCTTTGAACCAGCGTTCATCTTCGGTGAAATAGCACTCCTGCACCACGCCGGGCTTTGCGAGCGTCGTCGCGCCCTGCGCGTAATCCATGCGTTCGTTCGCGGTGCGCTTGTAATTGGCGCCGTATATCATCGGCCTCCAGCCCTCCGTGAGCCGGTGCGCACAGTCGCGCATCTCGGTAATGAACGACATGGCATGTTCGTTCGCATCGTCGTAATCATTGAATCCATTGAGCGCCCAGAGCGATCGGCTGTAGCCCCAGCGTGCGATGATGTAGCGCAGCCGTTTCTTGTACCATGGCCGTACCGCGGGGCTGCTGATGAAATCGGCCCCCGTCCCCGCCACGCCGCCGTTCGCGGTATTGTACGGATTGAATTTCCAGGAATCGTACGTCGTTCCGTTCATATGCTCGTTGTTGTCCTCGAGCGTGAGCATCACGGCGAATTCGTTCGATTCCGCCAGCGCAAAAACGCGATCGAGCTGGCAGGCTATCATCTGATTGTAGTAGCCGAGCCCGCCGTATCCCCTGTCGCTCATGGACTTCGGCGAGGGCATCCATTCGAGCCATGCCCAATGGCAGAGCCATACCCGCGTCGAGGATATCATGCCGCTTGCACGTGAAAAATAATGCTCATACGACGGAACGCCCTTCGCCTTTTCACCGATGCGCGTCCACGGTACGTTCGCCCCGCTTCCGAAGAACGCGCTCCCGTCAGTACGTTCGAAATAGTTCGGGTTCTTTTCCGCTATGCGTACGAACCCTCGTGCTTTCGACGGAATCACCGAAAACGACCGCGGCTCGGAAGACACTTTCTGTCCCTTCGAATCCCGCACCGCGATGGCAACGGTATGCACTCCGACTGCGGCGGATGAGAATCGCACCTTCCATACGCCCGGACCGAGCTTTCGGTAAGGGAGACTTCCCGTCATCTGGGTAAGGCCGTTCTCCGGTTCGTATGGAACAGCGTAGAACGCCGGGACAACCACGGTTTCGCCGTTGGGCTTGGTGATGACGGCGTTGACGAGTATATCTTCCGGGTCGAACGGATTCGTGTACGATACCTTCAGCTCGATATCCATTTCTAACTTTTCATACTGCCCTGTCGTCTCCGGGACGGTCAGGGCGGTCACCGACGGCGGCTCGGATAACGCCGATACGAACTGTGTCCGTATCGTGCGCAGAAGATCGTCGTTCTCTGCGGCGAACAGGGCGATCGAGAGGCTGATGACGGTACAGATGCGTATGATCTTCATAACGCCCTCCATGACGGTTTCTCCCCCTAGTATACACCATGGGAGCCTTCCCGCGAATGGCAGAAAGCGATTTCGGGATGTGTAAAATGAACATCACTTTACGGGCTGTATGTGCATGGTACAATGCGTTCATGCGCACTGAGACGATCTACACCATACCTGCTCCGGACGATGCACCGATCCATGTCATGTCCGTGGGCATACTGCACGGATCGCCGAAGTACGTGCGCCGCAATACGCACAACGGCGGCATCACGTTCGCCTATACGCTCGGCGGGAGCGGCACCCTTTTCCTGAACGATACCCGGTACACCTATACCGCGGGCGATGTCTATGTGCTTCCCAAAGGCGTGTCCTATCAACTGCGCTCCGACACGAATGCACCGTGGCGGAAGATATGGTGCTGGACGGTCGGCCCCCTTGCGGATGCCGTTGTCAGCGCCTATCGGCTGCATACGATGAAGTGCATCCCCTACGGTCCGCGGGCGCTCTTTAAAGACATGCTGAAAGCCGCCGGCGATGCGGACGACCCCGATCGCCATATGCGTATGGCACTGTTGTTCCATCGTATCGTGCTCGCCCTGTCGGGATCTATACGCACCAAGGAACGATATTCGCCGGCCGTACACAAGCTGATGGAATATCTCGACACCTCGGTGCAGCGGAAATTCCGGCTCTCCGCGGCCGCATCCGTCATCGGCAAGGGGACGGCGCAGACGATACGCATCTTCCGAAAGGAGACCGGTTTCACGCCGTATGATTATCTCATCGACCGGAAGATGGCGCACGCGAAGAACCTTCTGGCATACGGTGACATGTCCGTCAGGGCGATCGCCCGCGAGCTCTGTTTCTCGGACGAATACCACTTCTCAAAACAGTTCAAGCGCCGATGCGGATGCGCCCCGCTCTACTTCCGGCGGGACGCCCGTGTACGGTGATGTCCCAATTCGTCCATCCTGTTCCCATGAAGTCCATTCAATCGCCCCCGTTCGAACAGTATACTAGTGGTGACTGCACAGGAGGATGCCATGAATTACCGCGAGAACCTCATACGGGCGATGACGCGCAGGGACCCGGAATTCGTACCGATGGAATACAGCTTCACCTCGACGCTTATCGATAAGATCAAGAACGAGGTACATGTCGAGAACGCATACGATCATTTTAAAAGCGTGCACTATCACGCAAATCAAGGCATACGGAATATCGGCGCGAAGGCGTCCGCGCACAGGAACGACTATTCGCGTTACTTCGCCGGGCGTTCATTCGCGCATGAAGTAACTATCGATGAATGGGGCATAGGCCATCAGGCGGGTGATTTCATGCACTTCACGCATATGGAATCGCCGCTTATCAAGGCGGCATCGATAAAGGACATCGAATCCTATCCCATGCCGGATATCGGCGCGGACTATCGCTGGGCGCATGCGAAGAGCGATGTGGACGCATTTCATAGCGACGGTTATGCCGTCAGCGCGTTCACCGGGCATACATTCGAGACGGTGTGGCAGATACGCGGAATGGAGGAATTCCTCTCGGACATGTATCTCAACCCGTCATGGTGCGAAGCACTCGTAGCCAGAATATTCTCCGTGAACATTGAAGTGGTCACACAAGCCGCATCCGCCGGTGTCGATATACTTCGCGTAGGCGACGACGTGGGGACGCAGATGGGAATGATGTTCTCTCCGGAGATCTGGCGCACGATGTTCAAACCGCGCATCAAGGCGTACATTGCCGCAGCAAAGGCGATAAAGCCCGACATACTCATCTGGTATCACAGCGACGGCGATATATCGGCGATAATCCCCGAGCTCATCGATATCGGACTTGATATACTCAATCCGATACAGCCGGAATGCCTTTCGCCGGACATGGTCAAGCGCGAATACGGTTCATCGCTCTCGTTCTGGGGCGTTGTCGGCACGCAGCAGCTCATGCCCTTCGGCTCTCCGTCGGATGTTAAAAAGGAGATCAAGCGGCTCATCAGCGTCGTCGGGAAGGGCGGCGGGCTCTGCCTTGCGCCGACACATGTGCTCGAACCGGAAGTGCCCACCGCGAACATCAAGGCGATGGTGGAAGCGGTGGAAGAATACGGCCGATACTGAAATGCGTTCGCCTCGGTGCGACACGGCTGTACAGAACACGAATGGCGTTCGCATGCCGACGCGGGTGATATCATCGCGTTCATTCCGCTCGAATATCACATCGTATACAGGTACATAAAAAAACCGCTCTGTCCGGGCTTCGTAATGATAACGCCGTGCATGAGCGGGGAGCGATAGAATGCCCGCGCATCGAACGTCACTGATGATGCATCGAGGTGCATCCGCTCAAGCGCCGCACGCATCGGCGCATCGACGGCTTTCATGATCGAAACGTCAGGGGCATCGCCCGTTGTCCGAACGGCAGAAGCAAGCACTTTCTTCATGCCGGCAGCATCGCACACAAGATACGCAATGAGCGCCCAATCCCCGGGGCCGAGACCGTCACCGCGGGATAGTTCAATTATCTGCCATCGCGCGGAGATCGGGCGTACCGGGAGCGTGATCGTTGCAGAAAGCTTCTCGACATCGGTGCTCGACGCCCGCATCGTTCCATCGTCGCTTCGTCCGCATCCGAGCATCGCCCCGAGCATACATGCGGCGAATACTGACAGCCTGAGCCGCTCCACGTCAACGCCCCGTGTCCGCGCCGAACGACCTGAACGCCATACGATAATCCGTCGGCGAGAGCGAGGTGAGCTTCGTGAACCACCGCGAGAAATAATACTGGTCGTCGAACCCCAACGCGTTCGCTATCGACACTACCGTTCCATCGCTCGTGACAAGCCGTTCCTTCGCCGTTCCAAGCTTTATCTGCGCGAAGTACGCCCCGGGCGTATAACCGGTCTCCCGCTTAAAACGCCGCCGCGTGTACTGAACGCTCAACTTCCCGCGTGTACAATATCCCTCAAAGTCAAAATCCATCTCACGGACATTCGATCTCATTGCATGGATTATCCGGGCGATATCGTTCCCTGCGGTGCTCTCATCCCGATGTTCACCGGCGGCTATCACTTCCTGCAATATCGCGGTGGCGCGGCGTGCAAGTGACACATGAAAGCCCTGCGTACGGGATTCATCCATTGTAAGACATTCGTCCCAGAGAGAGACGATATTATCGCTCTTGCCGACAGGGAATACCGGCGCTGCCGGAGAAAGGATGCCGTTCTCGCGGTAGCGATCGAGAATATATCCCTCGAAGATGAACCAGTATTCGAGCGACGGCGGAGCACCGGGCGTATACGTGTGTGCTATGCCGGGAAAAAGGAAGAACGCATCGCCCGCCGACACACGCCCGCCATCATGCGCATCGGACCTGAATTCATACCAGCCGTCGGTCAGATATACCACCGCATACACGGGCAGCGTCCGCGGTGCCGCTACACCGGTGGTGGAACGCTGTTTCCCGACACCGGTCACTTCGAGCCCGAGCTTTTTCGCGATCGGATCGCGGGTGTGTATATACATGAATAGGAGTATATCCCGATGTACGATTTTGTCCATCATGACGACCACGCCGTCCATTCACCGGGGCGGCCATTATGCGTATGGTATCCCTGTATTTGAGCACAGGAGAACACCATGACCGCAACAATGGAACGCGAACGTACAGCAGACGGCATTCACGCGATGGTGCCGTATGAGAACATGACCATCGGCGCACGGAAGATGCGCGACTTCTATGCGCAGAAACCGGGGGCGGCGTTCTATCAGCGCGAATTCGGCTTCTATTCCCTCGATGCGTGGAAGGCCCAGGGCATGCCCCAGGATGTGCCGCATCATGTGCTTTTCGGTTTCGATCCGGCGGGCAAGCACAGTCTCGGCCAGATAGGCTGGTGCGAAGCGGGCTTCAATCCCGTCTTCGAGGACAAAGTGATAGAGGACCGCGGCGAGCATGAGGTGTATCAGGATTTCGCCGGCCGCCATGTGCTCGTATTCAAGGGGCGACGCTCGGGATTCATGCCGGAATACATCGATCATCCGGTAAAGGACATGCGCACGTGGAAAGAGCTCTGCGAGTGGCGCATGGACCCGTCGACGCCTGAACGCTACGCGGATCTTGACGTGCGTATGGAGAAGGCGAAGAAAGCCGCGGGCGAAGGACAAGTGATATGCCAGAACCTTGTCGGCGGCTACATGTATCTGCGTTCGCTCATGGGGCCGGAAGGGATACTTTACAAGGTGTATGACGACCCCGAATTGATACATGCCTGCATGAGGACATGGCTCACGCTCGCCGATGCCGTCATCGCGCGCCATCAGGAGCAGGTGACCATCGACGAGATATATTTCGGCGAGGACATCTGCTACAATGCAGGGCCGCTCATCGGGCCGGATATGATACGCGAATTCCTTTTCCCGTATTACCAAGCGCTTATCACGAACACAAAGCGCCGTCAGATCGATACTTCACGGCATCTGTACGTAAACCTCGACACCGACGGCAAAGCGGCGACGGTCATCGACGTGTATAAAGAGATCGGCATGGACTACATGAACCCGTTCGAAGTGGCATCAGGATGCGACGTAGTGGAAGTGCGGAAAAAATACCCCGATCTTCTCATGCACGGCGGTTTCGACAAGCGTATACTCGCCAAGGGCAAGGACGCTATCGACCGCGAAGTTGACAGGATATTCCCGTTCATGAAAGAACACGGCGGATACATCCCCACCTGCGATCACGGTGTTCCTGAAGAAGTGAAGTACGAAGATTATTTACACTACCGGAAGCGCTGCTTGGAATTTTAGCCGAACGCAATGCCCGCCCGTATTGAATAGAACAAGGGCTCATGAGCCCTTGTTCTATTACTGCGATAAGAAGTTAGATAAAGCTGTTTACAGAAAAAACAGCGGGATGGCAATACCGAACGTATATCCGAAGCGAGCGTCCCGTATCGCATAATTGCCCTCGGCGTAGAACTCCACCGGCACGTAGGGGTGCACGGCGAGGTGTACACGCAGATAGCAGGACTGAAGGAATGTATCCGCGTAATACGCCGCGCGATACCCGCCGGTGCAATAGAACCGCCGCACATAGAGCGAAAGGAACAATATACCCTGCTGTATCTCAATGTTGAAGAGAAGCGACTTCGCCTCGGCATGGATATAATACCATGAGCCCACCGTATCATCCCGATATTCGAGAAAAGAGGGATAATGTGATGCGAGCGAATAGGCAAGGGCGCCGGACGGGCGGAAAAGACGTCTATCGCTTGCGGCACCGTACGCAGCGAGGCGCAGGGGAAAGAACGGCACGGCCGCCTCGAACGATGTTTCATACTTCCACGCACCCGAAGGAAAGCTCACGTCATAGTAATGAGAGAACGCTATGCCCCGCCCCTGCAGAAGCCTCTCCTTGATGTTCGTATCGAGCTCGGTAATGCCGTTATAGCCGACAGACACCCCGCACAGCACGGCGTACCCCGCATACGGCCATTGATACGCGCTCACCGCATCCGTCAAAGCAGAAGCGATAATACCGCCTGCGGACGCGCGCATGAAAAAATGTTC
It encodes the following:
- a CDS encoding DUF5060 domain-containing protein, translating into MKIIRICTVISLSIALFAAENDDLLRTIRTQFVSALSEPPSVTALTVPETTGQYEKLEMDIELKVSYTNPFDPEDILVNAVITKPNGETVVVPAFYAVPYEPENGLTQMTGSLPYRKLGPGVWKVRFSSAAVGVHTVAIAVRDSKGQKVSSEPRSFSVIPSKARGFVRIAEKNPNYFERTDGSAFFGSGANVPWTRIGEKAKGVPSYEHYFSRASGMISSTRVWLCHWAWLEWMPSPKSMSDRGYGGLGYYNQMIACQLDRVFALAESNEFAVMLTLEDNNEHMNGTTYDSWKFNPYNTANGGVAGTGADFISSPAVRPWYKKRLRYIIARWGYSRSLWALNGFNDYDDANEHAMSFITEMRDCAHRLTEGWRPMIYGANYKRTANERMDYAQGATTLAKPGVVQECYFTEDERWFKDSLHTELWDNFAKGVAAVMVWEHTKVDRTDAWPLFKHVLDFASDLPLASATWRPAAVRVVKASAAGSSFSRVIVASAYGDIPDWGAKSLTDTFTIDAGENAVWLTGMSRTLYAKRSDRIAWRVTPSFTIDMPGNGRFIARVDEIGSGNQTLTAAVDGAQARSTVYAGGRRELKPDEQWFDVPLAAGARTVTLALAEGDWLRVGKYFVVIDIDDAKGLIGAKGLSSAEEAFAYLPNITYGQLYQSILKRDAVAVNDVQVEFSGLVGGVYAVRIIDPVSGSLVGESETTAAGGHGVRHGQTHRTGCGDQTETEDRTLTEIQHCINVRLPIYCAHVVRREKHSGAYARHRGARGRAPGIERGYMAA
- a CDS encoding AraC family transcriptional regulator, with the translated sequence MNITLRAVCAWYNAFMRTETIYTIPAPDDAPIHVMSVGILHGSPKYVRRNTHNGGITFAYTLGGSGTLFLNDTRYTYTAGDVYVLPKGVSYQLRSDTNAPWRKIWCWTVGPLADAVVSAYRLHTMKCIPYGPRALFKDMLKAAGDADDPDRHMRMALLFHRIVLALSGSIRTKERYSPAVHKLMEYLDTSVQRKFRLSAAASVIGKGTAQTIRIFRKETGFTPYDYLIDRKMAHAKNLLAYGDMSVRAIARELCFSDEYHFSKQFKRRCGCAPLYFRRDARVR
- a CDS encoding uroporphyrinogen decarboxylase family protein, with product MNYRENLIRAMTRRDPEFVPMEYSFTSTLIDKIKNEVHVENAYDHFKSVHYHANQGIRNIGAKASAHRNDYSRYFAGRSFAHEVTIDEWGIGHQAGDFMHFTHMESPLIKAASIKDIESYPMPDIGADYRWAHAKSDVDAFHSDGYAVSAFTGHTFETVWQIRGMEEFLSDMYLNPSWCEALVARIFSVNIEVVTQAASAGVDILRVGDDVGTQMGMMFSPEIWRTMFKPRIKAYIAAAKAIKPDILIWYHSDGDISAIIPELIDIGLDILNPIQPECLSPDMVKREYGSSLSFWGVVGTQQLMPFGSPSDVKKEIKRLISVVGKGGGLCLAPTHVLEPEVPTANIKAMVEAVEEYGRY
- a CDS encoding AraC family transcriptional regulator — translated: MMDKIVHRDILLFMYIHTRDPIAKKLGLEVTGVGKQRSTTGVAAPRTLPVYAVVYLTDGWYEFRSDAHDGGRVSAGDAFFLFPGIAHTYTPGAPPSLEYWFIFEGYILDRYRENGILSPAAPVFPVGKSDNIVSLWDECLTMDESRTQGFHVSLARRATAILQEVIAAGEHRDESTAGNDIARIIHAMRSNVREMDFDFEGYCTRGKLSVQYTRRRFKRETGYTPGAYFAQIKLGTAKERLVTSDGTVVSIANALGFDDQYYFSRWFTKLTSLSPTDYRMAFRSFGADTGR
- a CDS encoding uroporphyrinogen decarboxylase family protein — its product is MTATMERERTADGIHAMVPYENMTIGARKMRDFYAQKPGAAFYQREFGFYSLDAWKAQGMPQDVPHHVLFGFDPAGKHSLGQIGWCEAGFNPVFEDKVIEDRGEHEVYQDFAGRHVLVFKGRRSGFMPEYIDHPVKDMRTWKELCEWRMDPSTPERYADLDVRMEKAKKAAGEGQVICQNLVGGYMYLRSLMGPEGILYKVYDDPELIHACMRTWLTLADAVIARHQEQVTIDEIYFGEDICYNAGPLIGPDMIREFLFPYYQALITNTKRRQIDTSRHLYVNLDTDGKAATVIDVYKEIGMDYMNPFEVASGCDVVEVRKKYPDLLMHGGFDKRILAKGKDAIDREVDRIFPFMKEHGGYIPTCDHGVPEEVKYEDYLHYRKRCLEF